A genomic window from Sulfurospirillum diekertiae includes:
- a CDS encoding efflux RND transporter permease subunit yields MIESIIEKSVKNKALLLIALLIGAFLSYWAIRQTPLDALPDLTPPQVIVNVKYLGQSPKIIEDQIIYELTNALLATAKTKTVRAFTSYENAIVYIIFEEGTDLYWARDRVNEVIQNVSKNAPKSATIKLGPDATGIGWAFEYALKSHNRSLEELRSIQDYLYRYALLGVEGVSEVASVGGYVKDYEITLHQDALYKYDLSIDDLMNALSKNNNDLGGRVVLENGFEQIVQARGFARSLDEIAGITIKTVNGIPLKLSDIADARIVPTYRSGMAELNGEGEVVGGVVVVRYKENAYKVIQAVKEKLASLHVNDVEVVTTYDRSDLITKAINNLKRALFEESIVVLAVVMLFLLHFRSALVVIIVLPLTIALTFLAMKLFGLESNIMSLGGIAIAIGAMVDACIVMIENVHKKLSHGEPKSEEERKAIIIASSKQVGRPIFFALLLIVVSFLPIFTLSGQEGALFKPLAYTKTFAMLIGAVLSITLVPLLMLYFVKGKILEEHKNPLNRFFIWVYAPLLKLHMRFWYIAIVAFIGFLVLGYHTFTKQRWEFMPPLNEQTFMYMPVTPFGINIELAKEYAQKSNEIIKSFPEVESTFAKAGRAESATDPAPLSMIETIIQLGPKEQWREGMTYEKLRDEMNEQLQMTGLVNSWTYPIRGRIDMLITGIRTPLGIKLYGDNDQALEDSANKIASVLANYEGTKSVFADKANSGYYLNMTLKPENIAAYGLSKDDVLNFVDSAIGGSKVTTLYQGIERYAITLRLEEESRKDLSAISELTIKTPYGFQRLGHFVDLSYDVGASELKSEMGKKVNYIYITMKEGFSSKTYKEEASKILKESVELPTGFYIGWAGESEYLESAMERLQFILPLTLLVTFMLIYLGLGSFKNALLVFLTLPLAAVGGFLYVDYLNFNLSIAVIVGFLALIGIAVETAIVMIIYLEEALLHVKHKTKEAVQEAIFEGAVLRVRPKLMTVFAILGGLLPIMWLNGVGSEVMQRIAAPMIGGVVSSAILTLLVIPVLYYRMQKIEE; encoded by the coding sequence ATGATCGAGAGCATCATTGAAAAGAGTGTCAAAAACAAAGCACTCCTTCTTATCGCTTTGCTCATTGGTGCATTTTTGTCGTACTGGGCGATCAGACAGACACCACTGGACGCTTTGCCTGATCTTACGCCACCGCAAGTCATCGTCAATGTCAAGTATTTGGGTCAGTCACCCAAAATCATCGAAGATCAGATCATTTATGAGCTGACCAATGCCCTTCTAGCGACAGCCAAAACCAAAACGGTGCGTGCGTTTACGTCGTATGAAAACGCCATCGTTTACATCATTTTTGAAGAAGGTACTGACCTTTACTGGGCGAGGGATCGGGTGAATGAAGTCATTCAAAATGTCTCTAAAAACGCGCCTAAAAGTGCGACCATCAAGCTTGGACCTGATGCCACGGGCATTGGCTGGGCGTTTGAGTATGCACTTAAGTCTCACAATCGCAGTCTTGAGGAGCTTCGAAGTATTCAAGACTACCTCTACCGTTACGCCCTTTTGGGTGTTGAAGGGGTCAGTGAGGTTGCCAGTGTGGGTGGGTATGTCAAAGACTATGAGATCACATTGCACCAAGATGCACTCTACAAATATGATCTCAGCATCGATGATCTGATGAATGCACTTTCCAAAAACAACAATGACCTCGGCGGTCGAGTCGTGCTTGAAAATGGGTTTGAGCAGATCGTTCAAGCCAGAGGGTTTGCGCGCTCTTTGGACGAGATAGCAGGCATCACCATCAAAACGGTGAATGGCATTCCTCTGAAACTCTCCGACATTGCAGATGCTCGTATCGTGCCAACGTATCGTAGTGGTATGGCAGAGCTGAACGGTGAGGGTGAAGTCGTTGGCGGTGTTGTCGTGGTGCGCTACAAAGAAAATGCGTACAAGGTTATTCAAGCGGTCAAAGAGAAGCTGGCATCGTTACATGTAAACGATGTGGAAGTGGTCACAACCTACGATAGGAGCGATCTCATCACCAAAGCGATCAACAACCTTAAGCGCGCTCTTTTTGAAGAGAGCATCGTTGTTTTAGCCGTTGTGATGCTCTTTTTGCTTCATTTTAGAAGCGCTTTAGTCGTCATTATCGTTCTACCTCTTACCATCGCTTTGACCTTTTTGGCGATGAAGCTTTTTGGGTTGGAGTCGAACATCATGAGTTTGGGCGGCATTGCCATTGCCATTGGTGCGATGGTCGATGCGTGTATCGTGATGATCGAAAACGTGCATAAAAAGCTTTCGCACGGAGAGCCTAAAAGCGAGGAAGAGCGCAAAGCCATCATCATTGCTTCATCCAAACAAGTCGGACGCCCGATCTTTTTTGCACTGTTGCTGATCGTGGTTAGTTTTCTACCTATCTTTACGCTCAGTGGGCAAGAGGGTGCGCTCTTTAAGCCGTTGGCGTACACCAAAACCTTTGCAATGCTCATTGGCGCGGTGCTTTCCATCACACTGGTTCCGCTTTTGATGCTTTATTTTGTCAAAGGCAAAATTCTTGAAGAACATAAAAATCCGCTCAACCGCTTTTTTATCTGGGTTTATGCGCCACTTTTGAAACTGCATATGCGTTTTTGGTATATCGCCATAGTTGCTTTTATCGGCTTTTTGGTGTTGGGGTATCATACCTTTACGAAACAGCGTTGGGAGTTTATGCCACCTCTGAATGAGCAGACGTTTATGTATATGCCCGTCACTCCTTTTGGCATTAACATCGAACTCGCTAAGGAATACGCGCAAAAAAGCAATGAGATCATCAAGAGTTTTCCCGAAGTGGAAAGCACCTTTGCCAAAGCAGGGCGCGCAGAGAGTGCAACAGACCCCGCTCCACTTTCGATGATAGAAACCATCATACAGCTGGGGCCCAAAGAACAGTGGAGAGAGGGTATGACGTATGAGAAGCTGAGAGATGAGATGAACGAACAGCTTCAAATGACGGGGCTTGTCAACTCGTGGACATACCCGATTCGCGGACGTATCGACATGCTTATTACTGGCATTCGTACACCGCTTGGCATCAAACTGTATGGCGACAATGACCAAGCGCTAGAAGATAGTGCGAACAAAATTGCCAGTGTGCTTGCCAACTATGAGGGAACCAAAAGTGTTTTTGCGGACAAAGCGAACAGTGGCTACTACCTCAATATGACACTCAAACCTGAAAATATCGCCGCGTATGGGTTGAGTAAAGATGATGTTCTAAACTTTGTGGACAGTGCCATCGGCGGCTCAAAAGTGACTACCCTTTACCAAGGCATTGAGCGTTATGCCATCACACTAAGGTTGGAAGAGGAGAGTCGTAAAGACCTGAGTGCCATCAGTGAACTCACCATCAAAACACCGTATGGATTTCAACGCCTTGGACATTTTGTAGATCTTAGTTATGATGTGGGGGCAAGTGAGCTGAAGTCCGAAATGGGCAAGAAAGTCAACTACATCTACATTACCATGAAAGAGGGCTTTTCGTCTAAAACCTATAAAGAGGAAGCGAGCAAAATCCTCAAAGAGAGCGTGGAGCTTCCAACAGGCTTTTACATCGGTTGGGCGGGGGAGAGCGAGTACCTAGAGAGTGCTATGGAGCGCTTGCAATTCATCCTTCCACTCACGCTTTTGGTCACATTTATGCTCATCTATTTAGGGCTAGGCTCGTTTAAAAATGCGCTTTTGGTCTTTTTGACCTTGCCACTTGCCGCTGTAGGTGGGTTTTTGTATGTGGATTATCTCAACTTTAACCTCTCCATTGCCGTCATTGTAGGCTTTTTAGCGCTCATTGGCATTGCAGTGGAAACGGCGATCGTGATGATCATCTACCTTGAAGAAGCACTTTTACATGTAAAGCATAAAACCAAAGAAGCGGTGCAAGAAGCCATCTTTGAAGGCGCAGTGCTCAGGGTTCGCCCTAAACTGATGACCGTTTTTGCCATCCTTGGCGGACTTTTGCCCATTATGTGGTTAAACGGTGTCGGAAGCGAAGTCATGCAACGCATCGCCGCCCCAATGATCGGCGGTGTGGTGAGTTCGGCGATTTTGACACTTTTGGTGATTCCAGTGCTGTATTATCGAATGCAGAAAATCGAGGAGTGA
- a CDS encoding efflux RND transporter periplasmic adaptor subunit: MKVTHLILGALLLLGAQLDAKQIFNVKTIEVKKVLEGSAKEFYGYTKANEESVKEVSLRYDAFIETLYVNKSFTSVKKGEPLAKLYSQEIYTAELELINALRIKSDSMVQSITQKLKLLGVDEKTIQKIIADKNVPESITIVSPYSGIVTQKAVNQGAFVPKGMKLYEISDYTNLWLIVKVYEKDLDFVKRAQSADIFFDMNSKPYKAKIDFIYPKVDPQTKSVDVRLVIDNKDLEIYENAFAKARFGTAKREYLALPKSAVMTKGAKTSVFVKGEFEGEYEPREIEAKRLNNDTFEIISGLKEGDVVVSNALFMFDADAQNNGGAMQ, from the coding sequence ATGAAAGTCACCCATCTCATTTTAGGAGCACTCCTACTTTTAGGCGCTCAGCTTGATGCCAAGCAGATTTTCAATGTCAAAACCATTGAAGTGAAAAAAGTGTTGGAAGGCTCTGCCAAAGAGTTTTACGGTTACACCAAAGCGAATGAAGAGAGTGTCAAAGAGGTAAGCTTGCGTTATGACGCGTTTATCGAAACGCTTTACGTGAACAAAAGTTTTACGAGTGTTAAAAAAGGTGAACCACTCGCTAAGCTTTACTCGCAAGAGATTTATACTGCTGAACTAGAACTCATCAACGCATTACGCATTAAAAGTGACAGCATGGTGCAGAGCATCACGCAAAAGCTCAAACTTTTAGGGGTCGATGAGAAGACCATCCAGAAGATCATCGCAGATAAAAATGTACCTGAAAGCATCACCATTGTTTCGCCCTACAGTGGCATCGTAACCCAAAAAGCAGTCAACCAAGGTGCGTTCGTTCCCAAAGGGATGAAACTCTACGAGATCAGTGACTACACGAACTTATGGCTTATCGTCAAAGTGTATGAAAAAGACCTTGATTTTGTTAAACGTGCGCAAAGTGCCGACATCTTTTTTGATATGAATTCAAAGCCTTACAAAGCCAAAATCGACTTTATCTACCCCAAAGTTGACCCGCAAACAAAAAGTGTGGATGTGCGCTTGGTCATTGACAATAAAGACCTTGAAATCTACGAAAACGCCTTTGCCAAAGCGAGATTTGGGACAGCCAAGCGTGAGTATTTAGCGCTTCCAAAAAGTGCGGTGATGACAAAGGGTGCGAAGACGAGCGTGTTTGTCAAAGGTGAATTTGAGGGCGAGTATGAGCCAAGAGAGATTGAAGCCAAACGCCTTAATAATGACACTTTTGAGATTATCTCAGGGCTAAAAGAGGGCGATGTGGTTGTCTCAAACGCGCTCTTTATGTTTGATGCCGATGCTCAAAACAATGGCGGGGCAATGCAATGA
- a CDS encoding TolC family protein, whose product MKRVIFMLVALSGYALAQSELTSLAYEHNYELKALEAEVSALEKEVDISKIWENPMLSLGVNDIFLNEPLTRDKDAQNEAISLSQKIPTGGKLDIKESIALQDLAIKKLELKTKKLEMQQEIGVLEQSYIRINQDLALVMKYEKVLEDLKNAHLAYNTTSAHYVDTLNNTILQKNLAIEKKTLLRDKASIERKLESIIVAHMPEMSTHDGLLPYTLSDEEKLLEKSPKLQTQIMISQKELLNLRYEKANKTPDVTVTLGYNRRQGRDDYAFLGVSVPLPIYGKENASIQKATLTHASSEQSVQSVHKSLQFELRDELLNKELQYDKISLAKEVLHENEKMYEVLQSTALSQNDALLSLLNVLTQIIEAQKQINANTFAYNESIIKIYTLLGVEL is encoded by the coding sequence ATGAAACGCGTCATTTTCATGCTCGTAGCCCTTTCGGGCTACGCTTTGGCGCAAAGCGAGTTGACCTCTTTAGCGTATGAGCATAACTATGAGTTAAAGGCACTTGAAGCTGAAGTGAGCGCACTTGAAAAAGAGGTTGATATAAGCAAGATTTGGGAAAACCCTATGCTCTCTCTTGGGGTCAACGACATCTTTTTAAATGAGCCTCTCACAAGAGATAAAGACGCCCAAAATGAGGCGATTTCCCTTTCTCAAAAAATTCCAACGGGTGGAAAACTGGACATTAAAGAGTCGATTGCTTTGCAAGATTTGGCGATTAAAAAGCTGGAACTTAAAACCAAAAAATTAGAGATGCAACAAGAAATTGGTGTGTTGGAGCAAAGTTACATCCGCATCAATCAAGACCTTGCTTTGGTAATGAAGTATGAAAAAGTGTTGGAAGACCTTAAAAACGCCCACCTTGCTTACAACACCACCAGCGCGCACTATGTCGATACCCTGAACAATACGATTTTGCAAAAAAATCTAGCCATCGAGAAAAAAACACTGCTTCGTGACAAAGCTTCTATAGAGCGAAAATTAGAGAGCATTATCGTAGCGCATATGCCTGAGATGAGCACACATGATGGACTATTGCCCTACACGCTCAGTGATGAAGAGAAGCTTTTGGAAAAATCGCCGAAGCTTCAAACCCAAATAATGATTAGCCAAAAAGAGCTGCTCAATTTACGTTATGAAAAAGCGAATAAAACACCCGATGTCACGGTAACGCTTGGCTACAATCGAAGACAAGGAAGAGATGATTATGCCTTTTTAGGCGTTTCTGTACCGCTTCCGATTTATGGCAAAGAAAATGCCTCTATCCAAAAAGCCACACTCACCCATGCCTCGTCTGAACAAAGTGTGCAGTCGGTGCATAAAAGCTTGCAGTTTGAGCTAAGAGACGAGCTTCTCAACAAAGAGTTGCAGTACGACAAAATCTCTTTGGCAAAAGAGGTATTACATGAAAATGAGAAGATGTACGAAGTGCTCCAAAGCACGGCTCTGTCTCAAAATGACGCGCTCTTAAGCCTTCTCAATGTACTTACGCAAATCATTGAAGCACAAAAGCAGATCAACGCTAACACGTTTGCGTATAACGAGTCTATCATCAAAATCTACACCCTTTTAGGAGTCGAGCTATGA
- a CDS encoding FixH family protein has protein sequence MKKLLVAIFAVMLGLSGAFAAEALSKKGMAGPLEVEYSSEKPLSQGMNMINIKVKENGKEIKDAKVSVTASMPAMPGMPAMEQSSEAMFVNGAYMAHVTFSMNGTWQLNIVIETSDGKKQRLKSSVNL, from the coding sequence ATGAAAAAGCTGTTGGTTGCGATTTTTGCGGTGATGTTGGGACTAAGCGGTGCTTTTGCCGCTGAGGCGTTGTCTAAAAAAGGAATGGCGGGGCCATTAGAAGTTGAGTATAGCAGTGAGAAGCCACTCTCTCAGGGCATGAACATGATCAACATCAAAGTCAAAGAGAATGGCAAAGAGATCAAAGATGCGAAAGTCAGCGTCACGGCTTCAATGCCAGCGATGCCGGGAATGCCAGCGATGGAGCAAAGCTCTGAGGCGATGTTTGTAAATGGCGCGTATATGGCGCATGTTACGTTTTCAATGAACGGGACTTGGCAGCTTAACATCGTCATCGAAACCAGTGATGGCAAAAAACAACGCTTAAAATCAAGCGTAAATCTCTAA
- a CDS encoding STAS-like domain-containing protein, whose product MVINVRNEIGGFDYAGSRDSGVKIREALKTNLEKGDKVTLDFVGMTGVSHSFADEIVGILVRAYGVDLIKNKLMLNNATAEIKSLLNLVIRESRKISA is encoded by the coding sequence ATGGTCATCAATGTAAGAAATGAAATTGGTGGTTTTGACTATGCTGGCTCACGAGACAGTGGTGTCAAAATTAGGGAAGCTCTTAAAACAAATTTAGAAAAAGGTGACAAAGTAACACTTGACTTTGTCGGTATGACTGGCGTATCTCATTCGTTTGCAGATGAGATTGTTGGAATTCTTGTAAGAGCATACGGCGTTGATTTAATTAAAAATAAACTTATGCTCAATAATGCAACGGCAGAAATTAAATCTTTATTGAATCTCGTGATAAGAGAAAGTAGAAAAATTTCTGCATAA
- a CDS encoding EAL domain-containing protein, with product MKKEIKYELTYGRISPITELPDRQRFLNTLKHSNANKLALLNVNGFWNFNHVFGYAIGDEILKIISQRLQKRFPHSVVFHLGGDNFAVLAGKEVGKEAFIQAINACMWYFGYSPIEIEEEKIYVAIRMGVAIDYVDLFLNAEFAIKQAKRIGKDMVIYDSESVPLCRPNASNARADLEWQKAIRQALLKDRFEVYAQGIQGGKVKKFECLVRMKSTNGGVISPYHFLEQAKRANLYNSITKVVIEKSFAFFADKEAEFSVNLTLSDILDQETANFIIEKMYAYSVGSRLTIELVESEHIENHPEVVAFLTTLKQQGVKIAIDDFGTGYSNFEYVAKLQADYIKIDGSLIRNITKNATHRAVVEAIVTFAKKVGMETVAEFVSDFEIYEACQEQGIDYFQGYLWNEPQPLRKLKL from the coding sequence ATGAAAAAAGAAATAAAATATGAATTAACCTACGGGCGCATTAGCCCCATAACGGAACTGCCCGATAGACAGCGATTTCTCAATACTTTGAAGCATTCCAATGCCAACAAACTTGCCCTTTTAAACGTCAACGGCTTTTGGAATTTTAACCATGTTTTTGGCTATGCCATTGGCGATGAGATTTTAAAAATCATCTCACAGCGTTTGCAAAAGCGTTTTCCTCATTCGGTTGTTTTCCACTTAGGGGGTGATAATTTTGCTGTTCTTGCAGGAAAAGAGGTCGGCAAAGAGGCGTTTATACAAGCTATCAATGCGTGTATGTGGTATTTTGGTTATTCGCCGATTGAGATTGAAGAAGAGAAAATTTACGTAGCGATTCGCATGGGTGTTGCCATCGACTATGTTGATCTTTTTCTCAATGCCGAATTTGCGATCAAACAAGCCAAACGCATTGGAAAAGATATGGTGATTTATGACTCTGAAAGTGTGCCGTTGTGCCGCCCCAACGCAAGCAATGCGAGGGCCGATTTGGAGTGGCAGAAAGCCATACGACAAGCACTGCTGAAAGACCGCTTTGAAGTCTATGCGCAAGGCATTCAAGGTGGGAAAGTCAAAAAGTTTGAGTGTTTGGTGCGTATGAAAAGTACCAATGGTGGTGTTATTTCGCCGTATCATTTTCTAGAACAAGCCAAACGCGCCAATTTGTACAACAGCATCACCAAAGTGGTGATCGAAAAATCGTTTGCCTTTTTTGCCGATAAAGAAGCGGAATTCTCGGTCAATCTAACGCTGAGTGACATTTTAGATCAAGAGACGGCAAATTTCATTATAGAAAAGATGTATGCCTACTCGGTGGGATCTCGCTTGACAATAGAGTTGGTGGAGAGTGAGCACATTGAAAATCACCCCGAGGTGGTTGCGTTTTTAACGACACTCAAACAACAAGGAGTCAAAATCGCGATTGATGATTTTGGAACGGGGTATTCTAACTTCGAATACGTGGCAAAATTGCAAGCGGATTACATTAAAATCGATGGCTCTTTGATCCGAAATATCACCAAAAATGCAACACATCGCGCCGTAGTCGAAGCTATTGTGACGTTTGCCAAAAAAGTAGGCATGGAAACCGTCGCTGAGTTTGTCTCCGACTTTGAGATATACGAAGCATGCCAAGAACAGGGTATCGACTACTTTCAAGGCTACCTTTGGAATGAACCCCAACCGCTTCGTAAGTTGAAATTGTGA
- a CDS encoding response regulator transcription factor gives MKILLLEDDPILSEIIEEFLVEHDLHVKLFYDGKTALDAIFEHKFDLLLLDINVPSLNGFELLKEIKNAHISTPVIFITSLDQISDVKKGFALGAEDYLKKPFDLEELLVRIERTKKLHNIDTNERITLTNDLFFDPSHYEIITSKTSYKLRKKEAQLLEYFLKHKNRVLSFEEIIEEVWRFEEVPTYATVRTYIKNLRSYGLEALIENTKGVGYVFKPL, from the coding sequence ATGAAAATCCTACTCCTAGAAGATGACCCAATTCTTAGCGAAATTATCGAAGAGTTTTTAGTCGAACATGATTTACATGTAAAGCTCTTTTATGACGGTAAAACAGCGCTTGATGCCATTTTCGAACATAAGTTTGACCTCTTGCTTCTTGACATCAATGTCCCAAGCCTTAATGGGTTTGAGCTTTTAAAAGAGATTAAAAATGCTCACATTAGCACGCCTGTCATCTTCATCACGTCACTGGATCAAATCAGCGATGTAAAAAAAGGATTTGCTCTAGGCGCGGAAGATTACCTCAAAAAACCGTTTGATCTTGAAGAGCTTTTGGTGCGCATTGAACGTACTAAAAAACTCCACAACATCGATACAAACGAGCGCATCACACTCACAAACGATCTCTTTTTTGATCCTTCTCATTACGAGATCATCACCTCCAAGACGTCGTATAAACTTCGCAAAAAAGAGGCGCAACTTTTAGAGTATTTTTTAAAACACAAAAACAGAGTACTGAGTTTTGAAGAGATCATCGAAGAGGTGTGGCGTTTTGAAGAAGTACCGACGTATGCAACCGTGCGTACTTACATCAAAAATCTTCGCAGTTACGGGCTTGAAGCGTTGATCGAAAATACTAAAGGGGTCGGTTATGTCTTTAAGCCATTATGA
- a CDS encoding sensor histidine kinase, which yields MSLSHYEKRSLLRFLLIYLISIYTFIFILAGMFYSIEKKNLYENHSLKMNTIASSISHKIITAHMMEDEKLVHCLHQGFIEQCFDIEKGFEIALFGVGQKPLHVTFDDAPDFTKKFYLKDNSFFYVDDSVQHHLGVQYIVIKEKHISHLLSAILYEIILYLLLSLAFATLLGYVLAKLFLKPIKAEIETLDTFIKDSTHELNTPITAILMSISTLKDVDEKKRKRIELSAKRIATLYGNLSYMLLHDKQNEEKTDVDVKKLIVERLEYFADLMTSKQIDLSLKLEEKSLHVNEESLTKLIDNLLSNAIKYNRFEGIIEVTLDFEKLSVKDNGIGISNSKLGDITKRYKRANSDKGGFGIGLDIVNTICKSNGFKLEIISMETQGSTFSIYF from the coding sequence ATGTCTTTAAGCCATTATGAAAAACGCTCTCTCCTTCGTTTTTTACTGATTTATCTCATTTCGATTTATACGTTTATTTTCATTCTCGCAGGCATGTTTTACAGTATCGAGAAAAAAAATCTGTATGAAAACCATTCATTAAAGATGAATACCATCGCCTCTTCCATCTCGCACAAAATCATCACAGCGCATATGATGGAAGATGAAAAGTTGGTTCATTGTCTGCACCAAGGCTTTATAGAGCAGTGTTTTGATATCGAAAAAGGGTTTGAAATAGCGCTTTTTGGCGTAGGTCAAAAACCTTTACATGTAACGTTTGATGATGCACCTGATTTTACGAAAAAATTCTATCTCAAAGACAACAGCTTTTTTTATGTCGATGACAGCGTGCAACACCATCTTGGCGTGCAATACATTGTCATCAAAGAAAAACATATCTCACACCTTTTGAGTGCCATTTTATATGAAATTATTCTCTATCTTTTGCTCAGCCTTGCGTTTGCGACACTCTTGGGTTATGTGCTTGCAAAGCTCTTTTTAAAACCCATCAAAGCAGAAATTGAAACACTCGACACCTTTATCAAAGATTCAACGCATGAGCTCAACACACCGATTACGGCGATTTTGATGAGCATTAGCACGCTTAAAGATGTAGATGAAAAGAAACGAAAACGCATCGAACTGAGTGCCAAACGCATTGCAACTTTATATGGAAACCTCAGTTATATGCTTCTGCATGACAAACAAAACGAAGAAAAAACTGATGTTGATGTGAAAAAACTGATCGTTGAACGCCTCGAATACTTTGCGGATTTAATGACGAGTAAACAAATCGACTTAAGCCTAAAACTAGAAGAAAAATCTTTACATGTAAACGAAGAGAGCCTTACCAAACTCATCGACAACCTACTATCAAACGCCATCAAATACAACCGTTTTGAAGGAATCATCGAAGTGACATTGGACTTTGAAAAGCTCAGTGTCAAAGACAATGGTATCGGTATCAGCAACTCCAAACTAGGCGACATCACCAAACGCTACAAACGTGCAAACAGCGATAAAGGCGGCTTTGGCATCGGTTTAGACATCGTCAATACCATCTGCAAAAGCAATGGTTTTAAGCTTGAAATTATCTCCATGGAAACACAAGGTTCTACTTTTTCTATCTATTTCTAA
- a CDS encoding DUF2061 domain-containing protein, translating into MVEDKKRSIVKAISWRSLGTVDTMLISFIVTGSPLAAVSIGGFELITKTLLYYFHERAWNKIDFGREKNQLEYQI; encoded by the coding sequence ATGGTAGAGGATAAAAAACGTAGTATCGTCAAAGCAATTTCATGGAGATCACTCGGAACGGTTGATACCATGTTGATCAGTTTTATCGTCACAGGAAGTCCACTTGCTGCTGTGTCTATCGGTGGATTTGAGCTTATCACTAAAACGTTGCTCTATTACTTTCATGAGCGCGCATGGAACAAAATCGATTTTGGTCGAGAAAAAAATCAACTTGAGTATCAGATATGA
- a CDS encoding phosphoadenylyl-sulfate reductase translates to MSQNYEVKVAEAINSLKELVGAKALKVTLAFSHQNEDAIAISLAKRAGIDFDLFTLETHKLFPESLAYQKEIETFFGVAIKSFSASDEAIKTLETKVGEYGIYDDINLRKECCHVRKLIPLARALKGYDGWISGIRIAQSITRSDTKLVEFDGKFELLKFNPLTYFSDEEVDRYMAEFAIPQNGLYAKGFKSIGCQPCTRAIKEGEDIRAGRWWWENPEHKECGLHLHQKD, encoded by the coding sequence ATGAGCCAAAACTATGAGGTAAAAGTCGCAGAAGCGATTAATTCACTGAAAGAACTTGTCGGAGCCAAAGCACTTAAAGTCACATTGGCATTTAGCCATCAAAATGAAGATGCGATAGCCATCTCTTTAGCGAAAAGAGCAGGGATTGATTTTGATCTTTTTACGCTTGAAACGCATAAACTTTTTCCTGAATCACTCGCGTATCAAAAAGAGATTGAAACTTTTTTTGGTGTAGCAATCAAGAGCTTTAGTGCGAGTGATGAAGCGATCAAAACACTCGAAACCAAAGTGGGAGAGTATGGCATTTACGATGACATAAATTTGCGTAAAGAGTGTTGTCATGTGCGTAAACTCATCCCTTTAGCACGGGCGCTTAAAGGGTATGATGGCTGGATCAGTGGTATTCGCATCGCACAGTCCATCACGCGAAGTGATACAAAGCTCGTCGAATTTGATGGTAAATTTGAACTCTTAAAGTTCAATCCTCTCACTTACTTTAGCGATGAAGAGGTTGATCGTTATATGGCTGAATTTGCTATACCTCAAAATGGCTTATATGCTAAAGGCTTTAAAAGTATCGGTTGTCAGCCGTGTACCAGAGCCATCAAAGAGGGCGAAGATATACGCGCAGGCAGATGGTGGTGGGAAAATCCCGAACATAAAGAGTGCGGATTGCATTTACATCAAAAGGACTGA